The genomic window GCCGAGCGCTTCGCCAAGGTGACGCAGGCCTATGACCTGCTCACCGACAAGGACAAGCGCGCGCGCTTCGATCGCGGCGAGATCGACGGTGACGGCAATCCCACCGCGCCGTTCGGCTTCGGCGGCGGGCCCGGCGGACCGCAGGGCGGCTTCAGCGCGCGCGATTTCGGCGGCGGCGATGCCGGCGGGTTCAGCGATATCTTCGAGGGCCTGTTTGGCGGGCGCGGCGGCGGTGGCGGTTTCTCCAGCGGCTTCGGGCGGCGCCCGGCCGCCAAGGGCGCCAACGTCGCCTATCGCCTCGCCGTGTCGTTCGAGGATGCCGCCCGGCTCAGCCCGCAGCGCATCACGCTGCGCGACGGCAAGACCATCGACCTGAAACTGCCGGCGGGTGTCGAGACCGGCACCCAGATGCGGCTGACCGGCAAGGGCGACGAGGGGCCGGGCGGGATGGGCGACGCGATCGTCACCATCGAGATCGGCAAGCACGCTTTCTATTCGCGCAGCGGCGACGATATCCGTCTCGACCTGCCGGTGACGCTCCGGGAAGCGGTGCTCGGCGGCCCGGTCCGCGTGCCGACCCCCGATGGCCCGGTGATGCTCACGGTCCCCAAGGGTTCGACCTCGGGCAAGGTGCTGCGCCTCGGCGGCCGCGGCTTTCACAAGAAGGGCGGGACGCGCGGCAATCTGCTCGTCACCCTGATCGTCGATCTCCCAAGCGACGATGCCGCGCTGACCAGCTTCGCCGAGGGCTGGCAGGATATGCGGAACCCGCGCGCGAAGATGGGCGTCTAGGTCTTAGTGACCGAGACCCCGCCCGTAGCCGAACCCCGCCCGGCACCGCCCGGCATCTCCCCCGAATCGCCCGAGGCGCGGCGGCGGGGTTTCGGCAAGCGGCTCGAGGATCTCGGCTTCAGCCAGCGCGCGCTCGAAATCCTCAAGCGCGTTGGCGTCGGCACCTATACCGATGGCTTCACCCATGCCGGCAACCTCGCCTATCTGTCGCTGGTCACGCTGTTTCCGTTCTTCATCGTCACCGCCGCGATCGCCCGGGTGTTCGGCCGCCGCGAAGATACCATCGCGGCGTTGAATGCCTTCCTCAACACCGTGCCCCCCGACGTCGCCAACCTCCTTGCCCAGCCGATCCGCGATGTGCTGGAGGCGCGCTCGGGCAACCTTCTCTGGTTCGGCGCCATCGTCGGCCTGTGGACCACCGCCGGCTTCATCGAGACGCTCCGCGCGATCCTCCGCCAGGCATATGGCACGCAAAGCTCGACCCCCTTCTGGCGCTACCGGTTGGGCGCGATCGGGATGATCGTCGGCGCGGTGATCCTCGCCATGGCGGCGTTCAGCTTCCAGGTGATCCTGACCGGCGTCGAGCAATTGCTCTACCGGGTTTTCCCTTTCGCGGTGGAGGCGCAGCAGGCGGTGTCGATCGGCCGCCTCGCCCCCGGCCTCGCGCTGTTCGGCGCGCTCTACATCCTGTTCTATTCGCTGACCCCGGCGAAGTATCGCAAGACCACATGTCTCAAATGGCCCGGCGCGGCACTGGTCACGGGCTGGTGGCTGGGGACGACGGCATTGCTCCCCAGGGTGCTGTCGCTGCTCGGCGGCTATGACCTGACCTATGGCAGTCTCGCCGGCGTGATGATCGCCTTGATCTTCTTCTTCATCATTGGCTTGGGCGTGGTGATCGGCGCGGAATTGAACGCGGCTCTGGCGGAAGTCCCTCAGGAAGGTCTAGAGAGCGCCGAAAGCAAGGAGGTTGCTGCATGACCGGATTGATGCAGGGGAAGCGCGGGCTGATCATGGGCCTCGCCAACGATCGTTCGCTCGCATGGGGCATCGCCCAGAAATTGCGCGAGCAGGGCGCCGAGCTGGCGTTCAGCTATCAGGGCGAAGCGCTGGAAAAGCGGGTCCGCCCGCTCGCCGAGCAGCTCGGCAGCGATTTCCTGATCGATTGCGATGTTTCCGACATGGCCGCGCTCGATGTCGCGTTCGATGCCTTGCGGGCACGCTGGGCGACGATCGACTTCGTCGTCCACGCCATCGGTTTCTCCGACAAGAACGAGCTGCGCGGCGGCTATGTCGATACCAGCCTCGATAATTTCCTGATGACGATGAACATCAGCGTCTATTCGTTCGTCGCGGTGGCGCAGCGCGCCTCGAAGATGATGCCGAACGGCGGCAGCCTGCTGACGCTCAGCTATTACGGCGCCGAAAAGGTGATCCCGCATTACAACGTCATGGGCGTCGCCAAGGCCGCGCTCGAGACCAGCGTCCAATACCTCGCCGTCGATCTCGGCCGCGACAATATCCGCGTCAACGCGATCTCGGCCGGCCCGATCAAGACGCTCGCCGCCTCGGGTATCGGCGATTTCCGCCTGATCCTGAAGTGGAACGAGCTCAACAGCCCGCTCAAGCGCAATGTCACGATCGAGGATGTCGGCGGCGCCGGGCTATATTTCTGCAGCGATCTCTCGGCCGGCGTCACCGGCGAGACCCACCATGTCGATGCCGGCTATCACGTCATCGGCATGAAGGCGGAGGACGCCCCGGATATCGCTTTGGCATAGCTTAAACCCCTCTCCCTGAAGGGGAGAGGGAAGGGGCCCGCGCCGAAGGCGTGGGAAGGGTGAGGGCATGAAGCGACCAAAGGGCGACGATGCGCTGAGCTTTCAACGCCAGGCACGTCGTAACCGCACCGAACCCGAGAACCACTTGTGGCAAGCGATCCGCAATCGCCAGCTATCGGGAGCGAAATTTCGCCATCAAGTCTGGCTTGGCCCGTACCTCGCCGATTTTTATTGTTCCGAGGCGAAGCTCGTGGTCGAGATTGATGGCGACACGCACGCATTCCAGCAGAGCTATGATGCGCAGCGTACCGCACAGCTCGAACAAGAAGGCTTCCGATTGATCCGCTTTTCGAACGATGAGGTGATGCGGAACCTGGACGGCGTCGCGGAAACGATCCGCGAGGCGCTCATGCCCTCACCCTCCCATGCTTCGCATGGGCCCCTCCCTCTCCCCTTCAGGGAGAGGGGATTATGAGCTACAACACCTTCGGACGCGTCTTTCGCTTCACCACCTGGGGGGAATCGCACGGGCCCGCGCTCGGCGCGGTGGTCGATGGCTGCCCGCCGGGACTGGCTTTGTCCGAAGCCGATATCCAGCCGTTCCTCGACAAGCGCCGCCCGGGCACCTCGCGTTTCACCACCCAGCGGCAGGAACCCGATCAGGTCCGCATCCTCTCGGGCGTGTTCGAGGGCAGGACCACCGGCACGCCGATCGCGCTGCATATCGACAATGTCGATCAACGTTCGAAGGATTATTCGGAAGTCGCCCAGGCCTATCGCCCCGGGCACGCCGATTACGCTTATGACGCCAAATATGGTTTTCGCGACTATCGCGGCGGCGGGCGCAGCTCGGCGCGCGAGACCGCGGCGCGGGTGGCGGCGGGCGCGGTCGCGCGGCTGGTGATTCCCGAGGTCAAGATCGCCGCCTGGGTAGAGGCGATCGGCGGCGACGCCATATTCTATTCGCGTTTCGACGAGGAGGAGATCGCCCGCAATCCCTTCTTCTGCCCCGATGCCCAGGCCGCGTCGCGCTGGGAGCGGAAGGTCGATGAAGCGCGCAAGGCGGGGTCGTCGCTCGGGGCGACGGTCACCTGCCAAGCAAGCGGGGTGCCGGCTGGCTGGGGCGCGCCGCTCTACGCCAAGCTCGACAGCGAACTGGCCGCGGCGATGATGTCGATCAACGCCGTGAAGGGAGTCGAGATCGGCGATGGCTTCGCGGCCGCGCTGGCGACCGGCGAGGGCAATGCCGATCCGATGCGCCCCGGCGCAGACGGTCCGCAATTCCTCGCCAATCATGCCGGCGGGATCGCGGGCGGCATCTCGACCGGTCAGCCCATCTGGGTGCGCACCGCCTTCAAGCCGACCAGCTCGATCCTCACGCCCGTGGAGACGATCACGCGGGAAGGCGAGGCGACCGAGATCCGCACCAAGGGCCGCCATGATCCTTGCGTCGGCATCCGCGGCGCGCCGGTGGTCGAAGCGATGATGGCGCTGGTGCTGGCCGACCAGAAGCTGCTCCACCGGGCGCAGACGGGGCGCTAGCCCGCAAGCGCGCCCGACGGCGCCTCAATCGGCGAACGGATCGCGCACCAGGATCGTGTCGTCGCGCTGCGGACTGGTCGAAACCAGCGCGACCGGGCACTGGATCAGCTCCTCGATGCGGCGGATATATTTGATCGCCTGCGCCGGCAGATCGGCCCAGCTGCGCGCGCCCGCGGTCGATTCCGCCCAGCCCGGCATCGTTTCATAGACCGCCTCGACCGCCGCCTGGTCCGCGGCATTGGCCGGATAATAATCCAGCGTCTCACCGCGCAGCTTGTAGCCGGCGCAGATCGATACTTCCTCCAGCCCGTCGAGCACGTCGATCTTGGTCAGCGCGATGCCGGTGATTCCCGATACCGCCGCCGACTGGCGCAGCAGCACCGCATCGAGCCAGCCGCAGCGCCGCTTGCGCCCGGTGACCGTGCCGAACTCATGCCCGCGCGTGCCCAGCCGCTCGCCGATGTCATTGTCCTGCTCGGTCGGGAACGGCCCCGAGCCGACCCGCGTGGTATAGGCTTTGGCGATTCCCAGCACGAAGCCGACCGCGCTTGGCCCCATGCCGCTGCCCGCCGCCGCGGTGCCCGCCACCGTGTTCGACGAGGTCACGAACGGATAGGTGCCGTGATCGATATCGAGCAGCACGCCCTGCGCGCCCTCGAACAGGATCCGCCGCCCGCGCGACCGCGCCTCGGCGAGCGTCCGCCACACCGGCTCGGCGAAGGGCAGCACGAAGCCGGCGATGTCCTTGAGCTCGGCGACCAGAGCCGCGCGATCGACCGGCGCTTCGCCGAATCCGGCCCGCAATGCGTCATGATGCGCGCACAGCCGGTCGAGCTGCGGGCCGAGATCGTCGAGATGCGCGAGATCGCATACCCGGATCGCGCGCCGGCCGACCTTGTCCTCATAGGCCGGGCCGATCCCGCGCCGGGTCGTGCCGATCTTGCCGGCGCCGCTGGCATCTTCGCGCAGCGCGTCGAGATCGCGGTGGAACGGCAGGATCAGCGGGCAGGTATCGGCGACCTTGAGCGTCGCCGGGGTGACGTTGACACCCTGCCCGCGCAATTTCTCGACCTCGGATTTGAGGTGCCACGGATCGAGCACCACGCCATTGCCGATCACGCTCGGCGTGCCACGCACGATCCCCGAGGGCAGCAGCGACAATTTGTAGACATTCTCGCCGACCACCAAAGTGTGTCCGGCATTGTGCCCGCCCTGGAAACGCACGACCATGTCGGCGCGTTCGGCGAGCCAGTCGACGATCTTTCCCTTGCCCTCATCGCCCCATTGGGCGCCGATCACTGCGACATTGGCCATGGATACAGGTCTCCGCCTGCCGGCGAGGCCCGACGCCGCCCTTCGACAGGGCTCGGCGGCGCGGGTGTTCCTGAAATGCGTGGCGCGAATGGCCTTGGCCGGGCCCCGCGTCAAGGTCTAAGACAATGGCGACAACAAAGGAGAGATCATGAAACTGGCGAGCCTCAAGCACGGTCGCGACGGTAAACTCGTCGTCGTCTCGAACGACCTCGCCTGGTATGCGAGCGCCAGCATGATCGCGCCGACGCTGCAGGCGGCGCTCGACGATTGGGACCGGGTCGAGGCCGATCTGCGCAACCTCCAGACCGACCTCGATCACGAAGTCATCCCGCGCGAGCGTTTCCATGAGCGCCTCGCCGCCGCACC from Sphingomonas sp. includes these protein-coding regions:
- a CDS encoding YihY/virulence factor BrkB family protein, producing the protein MTETPPVAEPRPAPPGISPESPEARRRGFGKRLEDLGFSQRALEILKRVGVGTYTDGFTHAGNLAYLSLVTLFPFFIVTAAIARVFGRREDTIAALNAFLNTVPPDVANLLAQPIRDVLEARSGNLLWFGAIVGLWTTAGFIETLRAILRQAYGTQSSTPFWRYRLGAIGMIVGAVILAMAAFSFQVILTGVEQLLYRVFPFAVEAQQAVSIGRLAPGLALFGALYILFYSLTPAKYRKTTCLKWPGAALVTGWWLGTTALLPRVLSLLGGYDLTYGSLAGVMIALIFFFIIGLGVVIGAELNAALAEVPQEGLESAESKEVAA
- a CDS encoding DnaJ C-terminal domain-containing protein, translated to MADPYATLGVARGADEATIKKAYRKLAKELHPDRNKDDPKKAERFAKVTQAYDLLTDKDKRARFDRGEIDGDGNPTAPFGFGGGPGGPQGGFSARDFGGGDAGGFSDIFEGLFGGRGGGGGFSSGFGRRPAAKGANVAYRLAVSFEDAARLSPQRITLRDGKTIDLKLPAGVETGTQMRLTGKGDEGPGGMGDAIVTIEIGKHAFYSRSGDDIRLDLPVTLREAVLGGPVRVPTPDGPVMLTVPKGSTSGKVLRLGGRGFHKKGGTRGNLLVTLIVDLPSDDAALTSFAEGWQDMRNPRAKMGV
- the aroC gene encoding chorismate synthase, with the protein product MSYNTFGRVFRFTTWGESHGPALGAVVDGCPPGLALSEADIQPFLDKRRPGTSRFTTQRQEPDQVRILSGVFEGRTTGTPIALHIDNVDQRSKDYSEVAQAYRPGHADYAYDAKYGFRDYRGGGRSSARETAARVAAGAVARLVIPEVKIAAWVEAIGGDAIFYSRFDEEEIARNPFFCPDAQAASRWERKVDEARKAGSSLGATVTCQASGVPAGWGAPLYAKLDSELAAAMMSINAVKGVEIGDGFAAALATGEGNADPMRPGADGPQFLANHAGGIAGGISTGQPIWVRTAFKPTSSILTPVETITREGEATEIRTKGRHDPCVGIRGAPVVEAMMALVLADQKLLHRAQTGR
- a CDS encoding adenylosuccinate synthase — translated: MANVAVIGAQWGDEGKGKIVDWLAERADMVVRFQGGHNAGHTLVVGENVYKLSLLPSGIVRGTPSVIGNGVVLDPWHLKSEVEKLRGQGVNVTPATLKVADTCPLILPFHRDLDALREDASGAGKIGTTRRGIGPAYEDKVGRRAIRVCDLAHLDDLGPQLDRLCAHHDALRAGFGEAPVDRAALVAELKDIAGFVLPFAEPVWRTLAEARSRGRRILFEGAQGVLLDIDHGTYPFVTSSNTVAGTAAAGSGMGPSAVGFVLGIAKAYTTRVGSGPFPTEQDNDIGERLGTRGHEFGTVTGRKRRCGWLDAVLLRQSAAVSGITGIALTKIDVLDGLEEVSICAGYKLRGETLDYYPANAADQAAVEAVYETMPGWAESTAGARSWADLPAQAIKYIRRIEELIQCPVALVSTSPQRDDTILVRDPFAD
- a CDS encoding DUF559 domain-containing protein, with amino-acid sequence MKRPKGDDALSFQRQARRNRTEPENHLWQAIRNRQLSGAKFRHQVWLGPYLADFYCSEAKLVVEIDGDTHAFQQSYDAQRTAQLEQEGFRLIRFSNDEVMRNLDGVAETIREALMPSPSHASHGPLPLPFRERGL
- the fabI gene encoding enoyl-ACP reductase FabI, whose translation is MTGLMQGKRGLIMGLANDRSLAWGIAQKLREQGAELAFSYQGEALEKRVRPLAEQLGSDFLIDCDVSDMAALDVAFDALRARWATIDFVVHAIGFSDKNELRGGYVDTSLDNFLMTMNISVYSFVAVAQRASKMMPNGGSLLTLSYYGAEKVIPHYNVMGVAKAALETSVQYLAVDLGRDNIRVNAISAGPIKTLAASGIGDFRLILKWNELNSPLKRNVTIEDVGGAGLYFCSDLSAGVTGETHHVDAGYHVIGMKAEDAPDIALA